The Heyndrickxia acidicola sequence TCTACTTATAAGAATTAATTTAGGTTCACCGATCATTTTTAAACAAAAGCGTCCAGGTCTTAATGAGAAACCCTTTTATATTTATAAGTTCCGCACCATGACAAACGAAAGGGGGAGCGACGGTGAGCTTTTGCCGGATCATGTAAGACTGACTGCCTTGGGGATATTCTTAAGGAAGTACAGTCTCGATGAACTTGTACAACTGATTAATGTCATAAAAGGAGATGTAAGTCTTGTAGGGCCAAGGCCTTTACTAATGGAATACCTTCCCCTATATAGTCCTGAACAGTCCAAACGGCATAAGGTAAAGCCTGGAATAACCGGATGGGCTCAGGTTAATGGACGCAATTCCATATCATGGGATGAAAAATTCAAACTTGATGTTTGGTATGTAGAGAACAGGAGCTTCTTTTTAGATTTAAAAATAATAGCTATTACCCTGTTAAAAGTACTGAGGTCTGACGGTATTCAAAGCAGTGAACAGGTTACCATGCCTTTATTTACAGGCAGCCTGAAACAAAAGGAAAAAAGCGAAACAAATCTGTTGTAATCTGAGAAAGGATAATTAAATGAGAACATTCAAGATCATTGAAGATCATACAGAGTGGAAAAAAATCCTGGAGTTTTTCCCTTCAATTGATTGTTACTATTCTTTTGAATACGGTCAATTATTTGCTGAAATGGAGGATGGAGTCCTATTAGGCGCCTATTTTGAAGAAGAACAAAGCAAAATCTTTTATCCTGTGATCAAAAGAAAAATTAGTTCAGCCAAGGAGGAAATTTTTGATATTGTCACTCCTTACGGATATGGAGGGCCCTTTATCCAGGGGCAAAAAGGCTCTGTAACACGGTTTTGTCAAATGTTTAATGAATACTGCAAAAAAAATAACATTATTACAGAAACAATCCGGTTCCATCCTTTATATCAAAATTATCAATATTTTGTTCATGATATGGAAGTAGATTATATACGGCAGACTACAGCAGTGGATTTATCCCGTTCAATTGAGGAGATAAGATCAAATTATTCAACCATGAATAAACGAAATATTCATAAAGCAAGCGAGCATCATCTTACTTGCAGTGTTGTTGAAAAGAGCAATGACAACATTCGTGTTTTTATGGACCTATATAAAGAGACAATGGATCGTAATGGTGCAAACAGTTTTTACTATTTTAATGAATCGTATTTCAACAATCAATTGAAAGACAATGAGTTTTGTAAGACCTATTTACTTTTTGCAAAAAAAGATAGGGATGTCCTTGCAGGTGTTTTGGTCTTTATAGGAAAAGAATATGCTCATTATCATTTAGGAGCTTCTAAAACAGAGTACTTACATTTAAAGCCCAACAATCTCCTCTTTGATTTTATGATAGAGTTTTGTAAACAAAAAAACACGAAGCTTCTTCATTTGGGCGGGGGATATAAGGAATTAGATGGACTATTTAAATTTAAAACATCTTTTACAAATAATAATTGTTTTCTTTACTTTATGGGAAAAAAAATACATGATCAAAGCCGTTACAGATCGTTGATTGAAAGTATCCAAGAGGATTTTATATTGAATCATGATTATTTCCCTTTGTATCGAGGAATCCAGGAACGAAAATTAAATGCCCTTAGGTAGATGGGAGGAAAAGATATGACCAAAGAAAGGATATTTTTATCACCTCCTCATATGAGCGGCAATGAGGAAAAATATGTCCAAAAAGCGTTCGAGCTGAACTGGATTGCCCCGCTTGGCTTTAATGTGGATGCTTTTGAAAAAGAGATGTGTCAATACGTTGGAGTAAAGGAAGCAGCTGCTGTTACTTCAGGTACTGCAGCCATTCACTTGGCACTGATTTTATTGGGGGTAGGCAAGGGAGACGTGGTTTTCTGTTCAAGCCTAACTTTTATTGCAAGCGCCAATCCCGTTTTATATCAGGGAGCTGAGCCCGTTTTTATTGATTCAGAACCCGATACTTGGAACATGTCTCCACAAGCACTTGAACTTGCTTTTCAGGATAGTTTAAAAAATGGAGTGCTTCCCAAAGCTGTTATAGTGGTGAACTTATACGGTCAAAGTGCTAAATGGGATGAAATTAGACGGACTTGTGAGAAGTATGATGTTCCAATAATTGAAGATGCTGCAGAATCGCTAGGATCTGTCTATAAGGGGAAAGCAAGTGGAACATTAGGAACATTTGGAGTCTATTCTTTTAATGGAAATAAAATCATTAC is a genomic window containing:
- a CDS encoding lipid II:glycine glycyltransferase FemX; protein product: MRTFKIIEDHTEWKKILEFFPSIDCYYSFEYGQLFAEMEDGVLLGAYFEEEQSKIFYPVIKRKISSAKEEIFDIVTPYGYGGPFIQGQKGSVTRFCQMFNEYCKKNNIITETIRFHPLYQNYQYFVHDMEVDYIRQTTAVDLSRSIEEIRSNYSTMNKRNIHKASEHHLTCSVVEKSNDNIRVFMDLYKETMDRNGANSFYYFNESYFNNQLKDNEFCKTYLLFAKKDRDVLAGVLVFIGKEYAHYHLGASKTEYLHLKPNNLLFDFMIEFCKQKNTKLLHLGGGYKELDGLFKFKTSFTNNNCFLYFMGKKIHDQSRYRSLIESIQEDFILNHDYFPLYRGIQERKLNALR
- a CDS encoding sugar transferase encodes the protein MKRLFDLTISLLIFMFFSPIMIIIALLIRINLGSPIIFKQKRPGLNEKPFYIYKFRTMTNERGSDGELLPDHVRLTALGIFLRKYSLDELVQLINVIKGDVSLVGPRPLLMEYLPLYSPEQSKRHKVKPGITGWAQVNGRNSISWDEKFKLDVWYVENRSFFLDLKIIAITLLKVLRSDGIQSSEQVTMPLFTGSLKQKEKSETNLL